A genome region from Pseudomonas helmanticensis includes the following:
- the cobN gene encoding cobaltochelatase subunit CobN: MHLLRTQPGGFVSDDNIADLGQTPAELVILCSGDSSLALLAEAAQQLPEDYPSLRLANPMQVQNHASVDLYVDEVLRHAKVILISLHGGIAYWRYGVERLVELAERGVQVILVPGDDRPDPELSDLSTVNAEDRDRLWQFLRQGGMTNALDFFRCLASRWLARDYPWDEPQTLPRTAIYHPNKTSAALSDWQAEWLPENPLAAVLFYRSHLQAANTAFIDVFCQRLQAAGLNPLPIAVASLKEPGCLAVVEDWLDEVEAGVILNTTGFAQSSPEAPHLRPFRRNIPVIQAICAQDNEPGWRASEQGLGPRDLAMHIALPELDGRIISRPISFKDLAWRSERSQSDVVCYRAQPERMDFVAELARRWIELARVPNAEKRIALILANYPTRDGRIGNGVGLDTPAAALNILRALQQQGYPLPAELPDSGTALIEQLLGGVSNDLDTIDLRPCQQSLAMDDYLTMFNALPPANRDAVFERWGAPQNDPMYRDGRMMIAGLRFGLTFVGIQPARGYQVDPSAVYHDPDLVPPHAYLAFYFWLRNTYGAHGVIHVGKHGNLEWLPGKGVGLSENCWPDALLGPLPNIYPFIVNDPGEGAQAKRRTQAVIIDHLMPPLTRAETYGPLRNLELLADEYYEAQLLDPRRARELQRDILQLVRDTQIDRELQLDAGLDSDADAAIWLPRLDTYLCDLKESQIRDGLHIFGESPTGRLRIDTLLALLRIPRGDGKGAQSSVLRALAKAFALGFDPLDCVLAEPWTGPRPVALQSQSEEAWRTAGDTRERLELFATELISQSLQSPCRSEPARDSGKSANIDLTDTLPSRAGSLLQGPQWAEVNAIIDNLRDVVAPRLDACGPAEMRGLLDALSGRFVPAGPSGAPSRGRLDVLPTGRNFYSVDVRNLPTTTAWRIGFQSATLILERHLQDHGDHLRQLGLSVWGTATMRTGGDDIAQAMALMGVRPVWATGSQRVDDFEILPLSLLDRPRVDVTLRVSGFFRDAFANLIRLFDAAVQAVAALDEPDDLNPLAAKVRAEREALLQSGLDEDTARRQAGWRIFGAKPGAYGAGVQGAIDGRLWQTREDLAEVYLNWGAYAYGGADEGTAAREQFVQRLSQVQAVLQNQDNREHDLLDSNDYYQFQGGMLAAVESLRGEAAASYHGDHSQPDLPRIRTLKEELNRVIRSRAANPKWIDGVKRHGYKGAFELAATVDNLFAFDATTQLIDDHQYALLADAYLLDPATREFVREHNPHALRDMTERMLEAQQRGMWQEPGAYKEALENLLLDIEEDS, translated from the coding sequence ATGCACCTGCTCAGGACCCAGCCCGGCGGATTCGTCTCGGATGACAACATTGCCGACCTTGGACAAACCCCCGCCGAGCTGGTGATCCTGTGCAGTGGCGATTCCAGCCTGGCGCTGCTCGCCGAAGCCGCGCAGCAATTGCCCGAGGATTACCCGAGCCTGCGTCTGGCCAATCCGATGCAGGTGCAGAATCACGCGTCGGTCGACTTGTACGTCGACGAAGTGCTACGCCACGCCAAGGTGATTTTGATTTCGCTGCACGGCGGCATTGCTTATTGGCGTTACGGCGTCGAGCGTCTGGTCGAGTTGGCCGAGCGCGGCGTGCAGGTGATTCTGGTGCCGGGCGATGACCGTCCCGATCCGGAGCTCAGCGACTTGAGCACCGTCAACGCTGAGGATCGCGACCGGCTCTGGCAGTTTTTGCGTCAGGGCGGCATGACCAACGCGCTGGATTTTTTCCGCTGTCTGGCCAGCCGTTGGCTCGCGCGTGATTACCCGTGGGACGAGCCGCAAACCCTGCCACGCACCGCGATTTATCACCCGAACAAAACCTCCGCTGCACTGAGTGACTGGCAAGCCGAATGGCTGCCCGAAAATCCGCTCGCGGCGGTGCTGTTTTACCGCTCGCACCTGCAAGCGGCGAACACCGCATTCATCGATGTTTTCTGCCAGCGCTTGCAGGCGGCGGGGCTTAACCCGTTGCCAATCGCCGTGGCCAGCCTGAAAGAACCCGGCTGCCTGGCGGTGGTCGAGGACTGGCTGGACGAAGTCGAGGCCGGGGTCATTCTCAACACCACCGGTTTCGCCCAATCCAGCCCGGAAGCACCCCATCTGCGGCCGTTTCGCCGCAATATCCCGGTGATTCAGGCGATTTGCGCGCAGGACAACGAACCCGGCTGGCGCGCCAGCGAACAGGGCCTCGGTCCACGCGATCTGGCGATGCACATTGCCTTGCCGGAACTTGACGGGCGCATCATCAGCCGGCCGATCAGCTTCAAGGATCTGGCCTGGCGCAGCGAGCGCAGTCAGTCCGATGTGGTCTGCTATCGCGCGCAACCCGAGCGTATGGATTTCGTCGCCGAACTCGCGCGGCGCTGGATCGAACTGGCACGTGTGCCCAACGCTGAAAAGCGTATCGCGCTGATCCTCGCCAACTACCCGACCCGCGACGGACGTATCGGCAACGGCGTCGGCCTCGATACGCCGGCGGCGGCGTTGAATATCCTGCGGGCCTTGCAGCAACAGGGTTATCCGTTACCGGCCGAACTGCCGGACAGCGGCACCGCGTTGATCGAGCAATTACTCGGTGGCGTCAGCAATGACCTCGACACGATTGACCTGCGCCCGTGCCAGCAAAGCCTGGCAATGGACGATTACCTGACGATGTTCAATGCACTGCCGCCAGCCAATCGTGACGCCGTGTTCGAGCGTTGGGGCGCGCCGCAAAACGACCCGATGTATCGCGACGGGCGAATGATGATCGCCGGGCTGCGATTCGGTCTGACTTTCGTCGGGATTCAGCCTGCGCGCGGTTATCAGGTGGATCCGAGCGCGGTCTATCACGACCCGGATCTGGTGCCGCCGCACGCTTATCTGGCGTTTTATTTCTGGTTGCGCAACACCTACGGCGCCCACGGCGTGATCCATGTCGGCAAGCACGGCAACCTCGAGTGGCTGCCGGGTAAAGGCGTCGGACTGTCGGAGAATTGCTGGCCGGACGCGCTGCTCGGGCCGCTGCCGAACATCTATCCGTTTATCGTCAACGACCCGGGCGAGGGCGCTCAAGCCAAGCGACGTACGCAAGCGGTGATCATCGATCACTTGATGCCGCCGCTGACCCGCGCCGAGACCTACGGCCCGCTGCGTAATCTGGAATTGCTCGCCGACGAATATTACGAAGCGCAACTGCTCGATCCGCGTCGTGCCCGCGAGTTACAGCGCGATATTCTGCAATTGGTGCGAGACACGCAGATCGACCGTGAACTGCAACTCGATGCCGGCCTGGACAGTGACGCCGATGCGGCGATCTGGCTGCCGCGTCTGGATACGTATCTGTGTGATCTGAAGGAATCGCAGATTCGCGATGGTTTGCACATTTTCGGTGAATCGCCAACCGGGCGCTTGCGCATTGATACCTTGCTGGCGCTGCTACGCATTCCGCGTGGTGATGGCAAAGGCGCGCAATCGAGTGTGCTGCGAGCCTTGGCCAAAGCGTTCGCACTCGGCTTCGATCCGCTTGACTGCGTGCTGGCCGAACCCTGGACTGGCCCGCGCCCGGTTGCACTGCAATCGCAAAGCGAGGAAGCCTGGCGCACCGCCGGCGACACCCGCGAACGCCTCGAACTGTTCGCCACCGAACTGATCTCCCAGTCATTGCAATCCCCTTGTAGGAGTGAGCCTGCTCGCGATAGCGGAAAGTCAGCCAACATTGATTTAACTGACACACTGCCATCGCGAGCAGGCTCACTCCTACAAGGACCGCAGTGGGCGGAGGTCAATGCGATCATCGACAATCTGCGCGACGTCGTCGCTCCACGCCTGGACGCCTGCGGCCCAGCGGAAATGCGCGGTTTGCTCGATGCCCTCAGCGGCCGTTTCGTCCCCGCCGGCCCCAGTGGCGCACCCAGTCGCGGCCGCCTCGACGTGCTGCCGACCGGGCGCAATTTCTACTCGGTGGACGTGCGCAATCTGCCGACCACCACCGCCTGGCGCATCGGTTTCCAGTCGGCGACGCTGATTCTTGAGCGGCACTTGCAGGATCACGGCGATCACCTGCGCCAGCTCGGGCTGTCCGTCTGGGGCACGGCGACCATGCGCACCGGCGGCGACGATATTGCGCAGGCCATGGCCCTGATGGGCGTGCGCCCGGTGTGGGCGACGGGCAGTCAGCGTGTCGATGATTTCGAGATTCTGCCGCTGAGTCTGCTCGACCGTCCGCGCGTCGATGTCACGCTGCGAGTCTCGGGATTCTTCCGCGATGCCTTCGCCAACCTGATTCGCCTGTTCGATGCCGCCGTGCAAGCGGTCGCCGCGCTGGACGAGCCGGACGATCTCAATCCGCTCGCCGCGAAAGTGCGCGCCGAGCGAGAGGCGCTGCTGCAATCGGGCCTCGACGAAGACACTGCGCGGCGTCAGGCCGGCTGGCGGATCTTCGGCGCCAAACCCGGTGCTTACGGCGCGGGCGTGCAGGGCGCGATTGATGGACGTCTATGGCAAACCCGCGAAGACCTCGCCGAGGTGTATCTGAACTGGGGCGCCTACGCCTATGGCGGTGCCGACGAGGGCACCGCCGCCCGCGAGCAATTCGTCCAGCGCCTGAGTCAGGTGCAGGCCGTTCTGCAGAATCAGGACAATCGCGAACACGACTTGCTCGATTCCAACGACTATTACCAATTCCAGGGCGGCATGCTCGCCGCCGTGGAAAGCCTGCGTGGAGAGGCCGCCGCCAGTTATCACGGCGATCACAGCCAGCCTGATCTGCCAAGGATTCGCACGCTCAAAGAAGAACTGAATCGGGTGATCCGCTCGCGGGCGGCGAATCCGAAATGGATCGACGGGGTCAAACGCCACGGCTATAAAGGCGCATTCGAGTTGGCGGCGACGGTCGATAACCTGTTCGCATTCGATGCGACCACGCAGTTGATCGACGATCATCAATACGCGCTGCTTGCCGATGCGTATCTGCTCGACCCGGCGACGCGCGAGTTTGTCCGCGAACATAACCCGCATGCCTTGCGCGACATGACCGAGCGCATGCTTGAAGCGCAGCAACGCGGCATGTGGCAGGAACCGGGTGCCTATAAAGAGGCACTGGAAAATCTCCTGCTGGACATAGAAGAAGACAGCTGA
- a CDS encoding MerR family transcriptional regulator — MKIGELAQMSGLSASRIRFYEAQGLIPKVERQGNGYRRYPPQVLQTLNIIQRAQQAGFSLDELKLLLPDPLTGEFNEDDLVSSLSRKVEQIEAMQLHLAQSREQLLAVIDDIRSRPDGMGCNANAERVLKSFKH, encoded by the coding sequence ATGAAAATTGGTGAATTGGCGCAGATGAGTGGGCTGAGCGCTTCGCGCATTCGCTTTTATGAAGCGCAGGGCCTGATCCCCAAGGTCGAGCGGCAGGGCAACGGTTATCGGCGCTATCCGCCGCAAGTGCTGCAAACCCTGAACATCATTCAGCGTGCACAACAGGCGGGTTTCAGTCTCGATGAGCTTAAATTGCTGCTGCCAGACCCGCTGACCGGGGAGTTCAATGAAGACGACCTGGTGTCGAGCCTGAGCCGCAAAGTCGAGCAGATCGAGGCGATGCAGTTGCATCTGGCACAAAGCAGAGAGCAACTATTGGCGGTGATCGACGACATTCGCAGCCGACCGGACGGTATGGGCTGTAACGCCAATGCGGAAAGGGTATTGAAGTCTTTCAAGCACTGA
- a CDS encoding ATP-binding protein, translating to MTDTPHFPLSAVVGADDLKLALCLTAIDPKIGGVLIEGPRGMAKSTLARGLADLLASGQFVTLPLGATEERLVGTLDLDAALSEGRAQFSPGVLAKADGGVLYVDEVNLLPDHLVDLLLDVAASGTNLIERDGISHRHSAKFVLIGTMNPEEGELRPQLLDRFGLNVALSGNTAPTERGQIIRRRLDFDSDPQAFCAQWDTQQHALRERCESARIALASIPLDDAALAQITERCFAAGVDGLRADLVWLRAARAHAAWRGAEVIGAEDIDAVAEFALRHRRREQPAGSPQPPAQAPANAQGNPSEGQGQWGDMPAPALTSGVRREVPVWPKKP from the coding sequence ATGACCGACACCCCGCATTTCCCGCTTTCCGCCGTGGTCGGCGCCGATGACCTTAAACTCGCCCTGTGCCTGACCGCCATCGACCCGAAAATTGGCGGCGTGCTGATCGAAGGCCCGCGCGGTATGGCCAAATCCACGCTGGCCCGAGGTTTGGCGGATCTGCTCGCCAGCGGCCAATTCGTCACGTTGCCATTGGGCGCGACCGAAGAACGTCTGGTCGGCACCCTCGACCTCGATGCGGCGCTGAGCGAGGGACGTGCGCAGTTCTCGCCTGGGGTGTTGGCCAAGGCCGACGGCGGCGTGCTCTACGTCGACGAGGTCAATTTGCTGCCCGATCACCTGGTGGATCTGCTGCTCGATGTCGCCGCCAGCGGCACCAACCTGATCGAGCGCGACGGCATTTCCCATCGCCATTCGGCGAAGTTCGTCCTGATCGGCACGATGAACCCGGAAGAGGGCGAATTGCGTCCGCAGTTGCTCGACCGATTTGGTTTGAACGTCGCCCTCAGCGGCAACACTGCACCCACCGAGCGCGGGCAGATCATCCGTCGTCGACTGGATTTCGACAGCGATCCGCAAGCTTTCTGTGCGCAATGGGACACGCAGCAGCACGCCCTGCGCGAACGCTGTGAGAGTGCGCGCATTGCCTTGGCCAGTATTCCGCTGGACGATGCCGCGCTGGCGCAAATCACTGAGCGCTGCTTTGCTGCCGGGGTCGACGGTTTGCGTGCCGATCTGGTCTGGTTGCGTGCGGCTCGCGCGCATGCCGCCTGGCGCGGCGCCGAGGTGATTGGCGCGGAAGACATCGACGCGGTGGCCGAATTTGCCCTGCGGCATCGGCGCCGCGAGCAGCCGGCCGGCAGTCCTCAGCCGCCTGCGCAAGCGCCGGCCAACGCTCAGGGCAACCCGAGCGAAGGGCAGGGCCAATGGGGCGACATGCCGGCGCCGGCACTCACCAGCGGCGTCCGCCGCGAAGTGCCGGTCTGGCCAAAAAAGCCCTAG
- a CDS encoding TerC family protein produces MEWLADPTAWLGLLTLIVLELVLGIDNLVFIAILADKLPPHQRDRARIIGLSLALIMRLGLLASISWLVTLTQPLFEIFDKSFSGRDLIMLFGGVFLLFKATMELHERLEGHVGERSSNTAYALFWPIVAQIVVLDAVFSLDAVITAVGMVDELAVMMIAVIISIGLMIVASKPLTRFVNAHPTVIMLCLGFLMMIGFALTAEGLGFHIPKGYLYAAIGFSILIEVFNQIARARRKRSMQGLRPMRERTAHAVMRLLGGRKLAVEEVGEEISDLLDNGEAPNAELFDRRERVMISGVLQLAERPIRNLMTVRADVDWIDLADDAETIRTKLMHSSYSRLPLIRDGAVDEPLGFVHKKELLKEYLAGTEPNLEHLARKTINLLDSYSILNALEQMRAASTHIAFVVNEFGDFVGVLTMTDILESIAGELPDASEIEGPDVVEEQGGFLVSGALNLARVRQRTGFGAEPTEDYQTMAGLVMSLLDRLPVIGDRLVHEGWRMTVKAVEERRVTRVLLERDTA; encoded by the coding sequence ATGGAATGGTTAGCGGATCCCACGGCCTGGTTAGGCTTGTTGACTCTGATCGTGCTGGAACTGGTGCTGGGCATCGACAACCTGGTGTTCATCGCAATCCTCGCCGACAAACTGCCGCCGCATCAACGTGATCGCGCGCGCATCATCGGCCTGTCTTTGGCGCTGATCATGCGCCTGGGCCTGTTGGCGAGTATTTCCTGGCTGGTCACCCTCACGCAGCCGTTGTTCGAAATCTTCGACAAGAGCTTCTCCGGCCGTGACCTGATCATGCTGTTCGGTGGCGTGTTCCTGTTGTTCAAAGCGACCATGGAGCTGCATGAGCGCCTTGAAGGGCATGTCGGCGAGCGCTCGAGCAATACCGCTTATGCGTTGTTCTGGCCGATTGTCGCGCAGATCGTCGTGCTCGACGCGGTGTTCTCGCTGGACGCAGTGATTACCGCTGTGGGCATGGTTGATGAGCTCGCGGTGATGATGATCGCGGTGATCATTTCCATCGGCCTGATGATCGTCGCCAGCAAGCCGTTGACGCGCTTCGTCAATGCGCACCCGACGGTGATCATGCTGTGCCTGGGCTTTTTGATGATGATCGGTTTTGCCCTGACGGCTGAAGGTCTGGGGTTCCACATTCCGAAAGGCTACTTGTACGCGGCGATCGGTTTCTCGATCCTGATCGAGGTGTTCAACCAGATCGCCCGCGCCCGTCGCAAGCGTTCGATGCAAGGCCTGCGTCCGATGCGTGAACGCACGGCACACGCGGTAATGCGTCTGCTCGGTGGTCGCAAACTGGCGGTGGAAGAGGTCGGTGAGGAAATTTCCGATCTGCTCGACAACGGTGAAGCGCCGAATGCGGAGCTGTTCGACCGCCGCGAGCGGGTGATGATCAGCGGTGTACTGCAACTGGCCGAACGACCGATTCGCAACCTGATGACAGTACGCGCCGATGTCGACTGGATTGATCTGGCCGACGACGCTGAGACAATTCGTACGAAGCTGATGCATTCGTCGTACTCGCGTCTGCCGTTGATTCGTGACGGTGCGGTGGATGAGCCGTTGGGTTTCGTGCACAAGAAGGAGTTGCTCAAGGAGTATCTGGCCGGCACCGAGCCGAACCTGGAACATCTGGCGCGCAAGACCATCAACCTGCTCGACAGCTATTCGATCCTCAACGCGCTGGAACAGATGCGCGCGGCCTCGACGCACATTGCCTTTGTGGTCAACGAGTTTGGCGATTTTGTCGGTGTATTGACCATGACCGACATTCTCGAATCGATCGCCGGCGAGTTGCCTGATGCCAGCGAAATCGAAGGCCCGGATGTCGTCGAGGAGCAGGGCGGGTTTCTGGTCAGCGGCGCGTTGAACCTGGCGCGGGTTCGTCAGCGCACCGGGTTTGGCGCCGAGCCGACCGAGGATTATCAAACCATGGCCGGGCTGGTCATGAGCCTGCTGGATCGTTTGCCGGTGATTGGCGATCGACTGGTGCACGAAGGCTGGCGGATGACTGTGAAAGCGGTTGAAGAGCGACGCGTGACGCGGGTGTTGTTGGAGCGTGATACCGCATAA
- a CDS encoding vWA domain-containing protein: MGRHAGAGTHQRRPPRSAGLAKKALGIRPRSDAGANARPRAGKLDHGRQGKRHAARNGALNWAGTLLNGRPRTRADLLFQQRTRSPHELWLVIVDASASTRRHQALSDAKGLLAQLFDDAYRQRARLALLTASGTTPQWQVQGLKASSGLRVWLDALGAGGGTPLLAALEQAQQWLALRRKRFPAEQQRMLLVTDGRLKDLSGSPWLECPGLLIDIERGPIRLGRARELASALDLQYRHIDDVAVV; this comes from the coding sequence ATGGGGCGACATGCCGGCGCCGGCACTCACCAGCGGCGTCCGCCGCGAAGTGCCGGTCTGGCCAAAAAAGCCCTAGGCATTCGCCCCCGATCCGACGCGGGGGCGAATGCCAGACCCCGCGCCGGAAAACTCGATCATGGCCGCCAAGGCAAGCGTCATGCTGCCCGCAACGGCGCGCTGAACTGGGCGGGTACTTTGCTCAACGGTCGCCCTCGGACCCGCGCCGACCTGTTGTTCCAGCAACGCACACGTTCGCCGCATGAACTGTGGCTGGTGATCGTCGATGCCTCGGCGTCGACTCGCCGGCATCAAGCCCTCAGCGATGCCAAAGGCCTGCTCGCGCAATTGTTCGATGACGCCTATCGACAGCGTGCACGTCTGGCATTGTTGACCGCCAGCGGGACGACGCCGCAATGGCAGGTGCAAGGTTTGAAAGCGTCCAGCGGTTTGCGCGTCTGGCTCGATGCGTTAGGAGCGGGCGGCGGCACGCCGTTGCTCGCGGCGCTAGAGCAGGCGCAGCAATGGCTGGCGTTGCGGCGTAAACGTTTTCCGGCCGAGCAGCAGCGCATGCTGCTGGTGACGGATGGGCGTTTGAAGGATTTGTCTGGATCGCCGTGGCTGGAATGCCCAGGGCTGTTGATCGACATCGAACGCGGGCCGATTCGGCTGGGGCGGGCGCGGGAGTTGGCCAGCGCGCTGGATCTGCAGTATCGGCACATCGATGATGTCGCTGTGGTCTGA
- a CDS encoding phospholipase D-like domain-containing protein: MRILVKNPQDDFRVKAYAGTNGVLLAIDLAASRRKGLLGFAIEKQQGDKPWLFLFNSLTFPGKAHTFAQFHATPSDKAPLQKFRWADYAVNPGMTLQYRVHLAYGTADAPELGESLQLTITSDDGRPSDQSVIFNRAVAASQAFQRKFPDLDAQISANKNMPIEAWPDAARQWLENGLLGRLLGFIERAVDGQWALDIAIYEYQLQAIVDAVNAAFERGVKVRVLYHARADDEDTAINQASLAKLPTASKCGRVTHNIFHNKFIVLSRLDTAGQRQPLAVLCGSTNFTANGVYRQANVVHVLDDGAVSSRYLQTFEEIWATPADVGATRAWISEHNPMDPTQTLFAGFSPRSGGADLREFVEIIEAAKKDVLFVTAFSLPDAILNALLGQPHDDILRFGLQNTASRITGYHADRSAEFAATALLNTGLEGWLRENMKGQKGNLLVHTKAVVTDFTTDAPTIISGSHNLSTSASNGNDENYLIIRGDTDLADRYGLELLRFYEHYRFRYFAKKLALKQVQPLAVDDSWTHDYYVDGDLRQLSRLRFAGR, from the coding sequence ATGCGCATCCTGGTCAAAAACCCTCAAGACGATTTCCGCGTCAAGGCCTACGCCGGCACCAACGGCGTGCTGCTCGCCATCGATCTTGCCGCATCGCGGCGCAAAGGCCTGCTCGGGTTTGCCATCGAAAAGCAGCAGGGCGACAAACCCTGGCTGTTCCTCTTCAACAGCCTGACCTTTCCCGGCAAAGCTCACACCTTCGCGCAATTCCACGCCACGCCGAGCGATAAGGCGCCGCTGCAGAAATTCCGTTGGGCCGATTACGCGGTCAATCCGGGGATGACCCTTCAATACCGTGTTCATTTGGCCTACGGCACCGCCGACGCGCCGGAGTTGGGCGAATCACTGCAACTGACCATCACCTCTGACGACGGGCGTCCGTCTGATCAAAGCGTGATTTTCAATCGCGCCGTGGCCGCCAGTCAGGCCTTTCAGCGCAAGTTTCCCGACCTCGACGCGCAGATCAGCGCCAACAAGAACATGCCCATCGAGGCCTGGCCCGATGCTGCACGGCAATGGCTGGAAAACGGTCTGCTCGGGCGATTGCTGGGGTTTATCGAGCGTGCGGTCGACGGCCAGTGGGCGCTGGATATCGCGATCTACGAGTATCAGTTGCAGGCGATTGTCGATGCGGTCAACGCGGCGTTCGAACGCGGGGTCAAGGTTCGGGTGCTGTATCACGCGCGAGCGGATGACGAAGACACCGCCATCAATCAGGCGAGCCTGGCCAAACTGCCGACCGCCAGCAAGTGCGGGCGTGTTACCCACAACATTTTTCACAACAAGTTTATTGTTCTCAGCCGCCTCGATACGGCTGGCCAGCGTCAGCCGCTAGCAGTGTTGTGTGGCAGTACCAACTTCACTGCCAACGGTGTTTACCGGCAGGCCAACGTCGTGCACGTTCTCGATGATGGCGCGGTCAGCAGCCGCTATCTGCAAACCTTTGAAGAAATCTGGGCGACGCCGGCCGACGTCGGCGCAACTCGCGCCTGGATCAGCGAACACAACCCGATGGATCCGACCCAAACACTGTTCGCCGGCTTCTCGCCACGCAGCGGCGGCGCGGATTTGCGCGAGTTCGTCGAGATCATCGAGGCTGCTAAAAAAGACGTGTTGTTTGTCACCGCATTCAGCCTGCCCGACGCCATTCTCAACGCGCTGCTCGGCCAGCCGCACGACGACATCCTGCGTTTCGGCCTGCAAAACACTGCCAGCCGCATCACCGGATACCACGCCGATCGCAGCGCCGAATTTGCCGCCACCGCGCTGCTCAACACCGGTCTGGAAGGCTGGCTGCGCGAGAACATGAAAGGCCAGAAAGGCAATCTGCTGGTGCACACCAAAGCGGTGGTCACCGACTTCACCACCGACGCGCCGACCATCATCAGCGGCAGCCACAACCTCAGCACCTCGGCCAGCAACGGCAACGACGAGAACTACCTGATCATTCGCGGTGATACCGATCTGGCCGACCGCTATGGCTTGGAGTTGCTGCGCTTCTACGAGCACTACCGCTTTCGCTATTTCGCGAAGAAGCTGGCGTTGAAGCAGGTGCAGCCGTTGGCCGTGGATGACAGTTGGACTCACGATTATTACGTTGACGGGGATTTGCGACAGTTGTCTCGTTTGCGTTTTGCCGGACGTTAA
- a CDS encoding NADH:flavin oxidoreductase/NADH oxidase family protein: protein MSPFQILNLPNGQSLDNRIAKAAMEENLADREQAPSGELFRLYQAWAEGGAGLLLTGNVMIDRRAMTGPGGVVLEDERHLQQFRQWASIGRSGGAHFWVQLNHPGRQTMANLGQQALAPSAVALDLGKFSKMFAEPKPMSESDIEEVIQRFANSAALAEKAGFTGVQIHAAHGYLLSQFLSPLTNRRTDRWGGSLENRARLLLSVIEAVRQAVSPQFCVAVKLNSADFQRGGFDTDDARQVIEWLNQYPIDLLELSGGSYEAPAMQGEARDGRTLAREAYFLDMAGELASVARMPVMVTGGIRRLAVVEQVLDSGIAMAGIATALTLEPHLVKHWREGLERNPQLPPIRWKRKALASLANMAVVRFQIDRLSRGRQPQPRVSALWALIRDQLYLGRRARQYRQAMGV from the coding sequence ATGTCGCCCTTTCAAATACTCAATCTGCCCAACGGTCAGTCGCTCGATAACCGTATCGCCAAAGCGGCCATGGAAGAAAACCTTGCCGACCGCGAACAGGCGCCTTCTGGCGAACTATTCCGCTTGTATCAAGCCTGGGCTGAAGGCGGCGCCGGGCTGTTGCTGACCGGCAACGTGATGATTGATCGACGCGCCATGACCGGCCCCGGTGGCGTAGTGCTCGAAGACGAACGCCACCTGCAGCAATTCCGCCAGTGGGCCAGCATCGGTCGCAGTGGCGGCGCGCACTTTTGGGTGCAGCTCAACCACCCGGGGCGGCAGACCATGGCCAACCTTGGACAGCAAGCGTTGGCACCGTCGGCGGTTGCGCTGGACCTGGGCAAGTTCTCGAAGATGTTTGCCGAGCCCAAACCGATGAGCGAAAGCGACATCGAAGAAGTCATTCAGCGCTTTGCCAACAGTGCGGCGCTCGCCGAGAAAGCCGGTTTTACCGGGGTGCAGATTCACGCTGCGCATGGCTATCTGCTCAGTCAGTTTTTGTCTCCGTTGACCAATCGGCGTACCGACCGCTGGGGCGGCTCGCTGGAAAACCGTGCGCGCCTGCTGCTGTCGGTGATCGAGGCGGTGCGCCAGGCGGTTTCGCCGCAGTTTTGCGTGGCGGTGAAGCTCAATTCGGCGGACTTCCAGCGCGGCGGTTTCGACACCGACGATGCGCGCCAGGTGATCGAATGGCTCAACCAATACCCGATCGACCTGCTCGAACTCTCCGGCGGCAGCTATGAGGCACCGGCGATGCAGGGCGAGGCCCGCGACGGGCGGACGCTGGCGCGTGAAGCGTACTTTCTGGATATGGCCGGCGAACTGGCCAGTGTCGCGCGCATGCCGGTAATGGTCACTGGCGGCATTCGTCGTCTCGCCGTGGTCGAACAAGTGCTCGACAGCGGCATCGCCATGGCCGGGATCGCCACCGCGCTGACCCTTGAACCGCATCTGGTCAAACACTGGCGCGAAGGCCTGGAACGCAATCCACAACTGCCGCCGATTCGCTGGAAACGCAAAGCGCTGGCGTCTTTGGCGAACATGGCGGTGGTGCGTTTTCAGATCGATCGTCTCAGCCGCGGTCGCCAGCCGCAGCCAAGAGTGTCGGCGCTTTGGGCGTTGATACGGGACCAGTTATATCTAGGTCGACGAGCGCGGCAGTATCGCCAGGCGATGGGTGTTTAA